From a single Miscanthus floridulus cultivar M001 chromosome 8, ASM1932011v1, whole genome shotgun sequence genomic region:
- the LOC136471485 gene encoding uncharacterized protein, whose protein sequence is MDGCDFLPVRFHFNGEFLRNSNGVFYVGGTQAMSYIDRDKLSLPEVVGHLRDHCNVKEGTILHWLFPGRDMSIGLRALVDDKVCQIMSDCIVEGDVADVYAENHEYDAAIEASVYEEEMEENSKDNEIEDEDLQPLTIWKGESKEIDKQVDLVSQFYCTPNNMPGDTNGDEMSNTDGEYMPGDSCSSGDDEEATQIHKKFKDFKKKIKKGEAASLDDVIYEGVDSRPQNEQEDEDDGNNTPYLDSSDAESIDELGGTGQGSLYPRFNKKKPVVKFKLGMKFSSKKQFKKAALKHGLDERKVIRFIKNDPKRVRAICDWEGCPWVCLLSNTSRSDSWQISTFTNNHMCPPRRDNKLVTSAVIARKYEKFIFANPCWKIPHMQQTVQEEMFATVSKSKLKRAKSLVMQKALDATKKQYSRLYDYQMELLRSNPGSNVIVNKEDNVEPPIFRRMYICLHACKEGFKAGCRKVVGLDGCFFKGATNGELLCAIGRDANNQMYPIAWAVVDKENNDNWDWFCDMLFRDVGVQGGHG, encoded by the coding sequence ATGGATGGTTGCGACTTCCTCCCTGTTCGGTTTCATTTTAATGGGGAGTTCTTGAGGAATAGCAATGGAGTGTTTTATGTTGGAGGTACTCAAGCTATGTCTTACATCGACCGAGACAAGTTGTCGCTGCCTGAAGTTGTTGGCCATCTCCGTGACCATTGCAATGTCAAAGAAGGCACAATTTTGCATTGGCTATTTCCAGGGAGAGACATGAGCATAGGCCTGAGAGCTTTAGTTGATGACAAAGTGTGCCAGATCATGTCTGACTGCATTGTTGAAGGTGATGTTGCAGATGTGTATGCTGAAAATCATGAGTATGATGCAGCTATTGAAGCAAGTGTCTATGAGGAAGAGATGGAAGAAAATTCCAAGGATAatgagatagaagatgaagatCTGCAACCTTTGACTATTTGGAAAGGTGAAAGCAAAGAAATAGACAAGCAAGTTGACCTTGTCAGTCAATTTTACTGTACTCCAAATAACATGCCAGGAGACACAAATGGAGATGAGATGTCTAACACTGACGGTGAGTACATGCCTGGAGACTCATGTAGTTCTGGTGATGATGAAGAAGCAACCCAAATTCATAAGAAATTTAAGGATTTCAAGAAGAAGATAAAGAAGGGTGAGGCAGCAAGCTTAGATGATGTGATATATGAAGGTGTTGATTCTAGGCCTCAAAATGAacaagaggatgaggatgatggcaACAACACTCCATATTTAGATAGTAGTGATGCAGAATCTATTGATGAGTTAGGAGGTACAGGGCAAGGTAGCCTATATCCAAGATTTAACAAGAAGAAGCCTGTTGTCAAGTTTAAGTTGGGAATGAAATTTAGTTCCAAGAAGCAATTCAAGAAGGCTGCACTTAAGCATGGCTTGGATGAGAGAAAGGTTATTCGGTTTATTAAGAATGACCCAAAGAGGGTGAGGGCAATATGTGACTGGGAAGGTTGTCCATGGGTATGTCTGTTGTCAAATACTTCTAGGTCTGATAGTTGGCAAATATCTACATTTACAAATAATCACATGTGTCCACCTAGAAGAGATAATAAACTAGTGACCTCAGCTGTAATTGCTAGGAAATATGAAAAGTTTATTTTTGCCAACCCATGCTGGAAAATACCTCACATGCAGCAGACAGTTCAAGAAGAAATGTTTGCAACCGTTTCTAAGTCGAAGCTAAAGAGAGCAAAATCACTAGTGATGCAGAAAGCTTTGGATGCAACTAAAAAGCAGTACTCTAGGCTGTATGACTACCAAATGGAGCTTCTCAGAAGCAACCCAGGAAGCAACGTTATTGTGAACAAGGAAGATAATGTAGAGCCTCCTATTTTTAGAAGAATGTACATATGTCTGCATGCTTGCAAAGAAGGGTTCAAAGCTGGCTGTAGGAAAGTTGTTGGGTTAGATGGATGCTTTTTCAAAGGAGCAACTAACGGTGAACTTCTTTGTGCTATTGGGAGGGATGCCAACAACCAGATGTACCCTATTGCCTGGGCAGTTGTGGACAAGGAGAACAACGACAATTGGGATTGGTTCTGTGATATGCTCTTTAGGGATGTTGGTGTGCAGGGAGGACATGGATGA